One window of the Xiphophorus couchianus chromosome 12, X_couchianus-1.0, whole genome shotgun sequence genome contains the following:
- the dusp2 gene encoding dual specificity protein phosphatase 2, giving the protein MASSSVTLGITNNELVHILRTPRDQYTSSGCVVLDCRPFLDFSTTHICESRNVNWNSMLRRRSKSSVVALEWLIPDKALLGRLRRGEFSPLVVVDERSGSLAELKSESVAQMLLTALQNEVQTQICFLQGGFEGFSEAFPDLCYHSGVNPLHSVEPEPIATGRRTPAYDQDGPVELLPFLFLGSAIHSSRRETLAAAGITAVLNVSSTCPNFYEGELQYLRLTVEDTLVADIRACFHTAISFIDSVKKSGGRVLVHCQAGISRSATICLAYLMHTQRVRLDEAFDFVKQRRHVISPNLAFMGQLLQFETDILCQG; this is encoded by the exons ATGGCTTCAAGCAGTGTAACACTAGGAATAACTAACAACGAGCTGGTCCACATCCTCAGGACCCCACGGGATCAGTACACCTCCAGTGGGTGCGTGGTGCTGGACTGCAGACCTTTCCTCGACTTCTCCACGACGCACATTTGCGAGTCCCGAAACGTCAACTGGAACTCGATGCTGCGCCGCAGGTCCAAGAGCTCGGTGGTGGCCCTGGAGTGGCTCATCCCGGACAAGGCGCTCCTGGGCCGGCTGCGGCGCGGAGAGTTCTCCCCGCTAGTGGTGGTGGATGAGAGGAGCGGCTCGTTGGCCGAGCTGAAGTCGGAGAGTGTGGCCCAGATGTTGCTCACCGCCCTGCAGAACGAAGTCCAGACGCAAATCTGCTTTCTGCAAG GTGGATTTGAGGGATTTTCAGAGGCCTTTCCAGATCTTTGTTACCACTCTGGTGTAAATCCCCTCCATTCAGTGGAGCCAGAGCCAATAGCGACAGGCCGGAGGACTCCAGCATATGATCAG GATGGTCCGGTGGAGCTGCTGCCCTTCCTGTTCCTGGGCAGTGCCATCCACTCGTCCCGCAGAGAAACGCTGGCAGCAGCAGGCATCACAGCTGTCCTCAACGTATCCTCCACCTGCCCAAACTTCTACGAAGGAGAGCTTCAGTACCTTCGACTGACTGTGGAGGATACGCTGGTAGCCGACATTAGAGCCTGCTTTCACACAGCCATCTCCTTCATCG ACTCTGTGAAAAAAAGCGGTGGTCGGGTGCTGGTGCACTGTCAGGCAGGCATCTCCCGCTCAGCCACCATCTGTCTGGCCTACCTCATGCACACGCAGCGCGTCCGCCTCGACGAGGCCTTCGACTTTGTCAAGCAGCGGCGCCACGTCATCTCCCCCAATCTGGCTTTCATGGGACAGTTGCTGCAGTTTGAGACCGACATCCTCTGTCAGGGATGA
- the izumo1 gene encoding izumo sperm-egg fusion protein 1 encodes MLLIVVLLFHRIVTAGACLQCDRSISTMHEDFILSAPSVEDQIIFQMISDQAYVTYRETSQSRKGVIDPTTLYRAKTEYQSEFHRFLNAPRIEPLKYEAIQIMEKGRKILEKHLEAFIPKELCPNKCGLLNRRVMDCVSCKYKTYICPALSDQLDCDVHLVQAEEEGQAVLNCFLPWHRFLLGKPEYHYSRATGETDAKKLTEKDFQPLVVTQDASIVLNQLHLDEQGTYRCSLQDENGAVYYRASFLLTVEPLPLQTLQPFVTLPPLAHGVYSPTENRLVPLIVVVTTLSLAASVGLIVLLRMMMNRQKEVKDLRIKKNDKHTKATA; translated from the exons ATGCTGCTGATTGTGGTGCTTCTGTTCCACCGCATCGTTACAGCTGGGGCCTGTCTGCAGTGTGACCGCTCCATCAGCACCATGCATGAGGACTTCATCCTGTCTGCTCCCTCCGTGGAAGaccaaattatttttcaaatgatttccgACCAAGCCTATGTGACATACAGGGAAACAAGTCAGAGTCGAAAGGGAGTCATTG ATCCAACCACGTTGTACAGAGCCAAAACTGAGTACCAGAGTGAATTTCACCGCTTCTTGAATGCTCCTCGTATTG AGCCTCTAAAATATGAAGCCATTCAGATCATGGAGAAAGGCAGGAAGATCTTAGAGAAACACTTGGAAGCTTTCATCCCTAAAG aACTTTGCCCCAACAAGTGTG GGCTTCTCAATAGAAGAGTAATGGATTGTGTCTCTTGCAAGTACAAGACGTACATCTGTCCAGCTCTGTCAGACCAGCTGGACTGTGATG TGCATCTGGTGCAGGCAGAGGAGGAAGGCCAAGCGGTATTGAACTGCTTCCTTCCATGGCATCGTTTCCTTCTGGGAAAACCAGAGTACCACTACTCCAGGGCTACTGGAGAGACAGACGCCAAAAAG CTGACTGAAAAAGACTTCCAGCCCTTGGTGGTGACACAAGACGCGTCTATAGTCCTGAATCAGCTTCATTTGGATGAACAAGGAACATATCGCTGCTCTCTGCAAGATGAAAATGGAGCCGTCTACTATCGAGCCTCTTTCCTGCTCACAG TCGAGCCTTTGCCTCTTCAGACCCTCCAACCCTTCGTCACTCTGCCCCCACTGGCTCATGGCGTCTACTCTCCTACAGAGAACCGGCTTGTGCCTCTCATTGTCGTGGTTACAACACTGAGTCTGGCAGCGAGCGTAGGCCTCATAGTTCTCCTGAG GATGATGATGAATCGGCAGAAAGAAGTCAAAGACTTGAGGATCAAAAAGaatgacaaacacacaaaggCCACAGCATGA